AAATGCAAGATACTAATTTTGATCACTTACTTTGCAAAGAAATACACACTTTTATTTTTGGAAGAATGACTCCCCTCCAACTTTTAAGATTTTCCATGATCAGCTGTCTCCTTTTTCATctttagaaaaactgactttggagAAATATAATCATGGTCAtgtctttaatgaattttggtcaCCGTTACTTTCTGGTATGGAGACAGTTTGAGTTTGTACGTCATGAATACTGCCCTGTTACTGCTATTTATGTGACAGCATGCAGCACTATGCTCATGCTTATGTTCTTacccttattactgttattattgtgatgataatgatgatgataattattatttattttttaaattattcagacTTTTAGGTTTTTGGCTTgttatttttgagtgtgtttagttggtttattcctttaggggtggggggtgggaagagtgcacaaaggagaactgcaaaaagtaagacccagtatcactatgtttgtactgtatctggatgattttcttttgtgaaataaaaagatattttaaaaaaataatacagacAAACTTTAAGCAGATACTCCTGCATTTAGGACATTTCGCAGCCTAAACATACTTCCATTAAGGTTTGTGTTATGACCAGGAtggtgtgtgtgttacctggcgGTGCTGTAGTCCCAGCTGGCCTGCTCGATCTTCCCTCTCAGGATGCCGATGTCGTTGGACACCATGTCGTCGAGAGCCTGAAGCTCCTTCTGGATCCGCTTCAGCTTCACGGCCTCGGCCtgagtctgtttggacctgaacACACAGGAATAATATCAGAAAGACTTCATTTACCACGAGAAACCAGATTAAAAACACTAACAAAACAAACCATGATTCCATAAAGTCATCAATGAAATCACAGTTGAATGACAGTAAGAGTTAAAATAACATTAACTAAACTCATGTTATTAAAGCGAACACCTTCCAAAGTGGTGCAGTGAAAACAGGttcatcattttatttcatttcatttattaagatccccattagcaactggatcATCAGTTGctgttcttcctggggtctcttctacattacattacaattttaattatttacattaatcttacaccattcacacccacacacacatgggacatatacaacagcccaatgcaataaacacaagtgttcagaactcaaccctcctccttcaccctgaacagtgtgcactctttctgtttaaatccaacagtttccaggttgttccatacacagaaacagttgaatctggtcccagtcatgtgtctgtccaattagattcaattcacatcaatattagttgagttctaattttaaatgtgtgggaaatgggattttcagtgttcagtgtaaatgtccacagagtccacattccacagtggatgtggacaatttagttccagatacaagagattgttctaagctacaggtggatccaactggaggagaatcggagtcgtttggaattttttatgaattttggaaaatgtctcaatgatgacagatggaaaactgtagatgttgtgaccttgctgtgaccttgaactttgtcctactgggaccaaaatggactgggttggtcccagggcctaggcctatctgtggggaagatttgggaaagatgggtggaagagttttccactgaagatgagaacaaacaaacaaacacacaaagcaaagcgatcacaatacctcctggcggagggaataaattaacaaacaaaacaagttcTATATATTTGCactccttcaccaaacaatagctgtttgataaaaaaatcataagacatcgttcaatattatcaatactctttccatttcatgcttgatgtgtaaacaagaaaagttttaatttcttttgaaaacattttctgttattttccaacCACACAAACCCTGGCGTCCATTCCATTCAACCATGGCTCCATAAAAAACAGTCGGCTGTAACTGATGAGTTCTgcctaaaggcagagcacactgtgtttcactggtttgtcttgtacaataattatatagatcagcaaaaaatgagttttctgtgaataatttctggagtttgtgttgctataatgttacgaataaatgataaagaatatttcaatctagattttactgttaaccatgtcaaactgttgtACATTGTGGTTCTAGTAGTTCTGTTTGTTTAAGCCAAAACAATTTGTGCTTTGTTCTGTGCGActtgcaatttgtgtaaattattttcattagtatttgaccaaacaGCTGAGGCCTAATCCATATGAGATCAGACTAATGACTGAATTAACAGCGTGGTCAACCACTGGGGAACACATTTCTTACAGTGTCTAATTATTCCTATACTCCGACCCATTTTTTGCAATATATTATTTGTTTAGCCATTCCACAACAGTGTGCCATCCACAGTTATACCCGATAAATGAGTTTCATTAGTGGTAAAACGTGTGGACAGCTCCACTCACTTCTCTGCGATGGTTTTTGCCAGCAGAGCTTTCTTGCGTTTATTCCTCTCTTCGATGATCTTCTGCTCCTGTTGAAGCTGCTCCAGACGACTCTTTTCCCGActgtgaacaaacaacaaaatgcacATAAATGTCAGACCAAAGACGCCGATCTTTACAttcacagctaaaaaaaaaactgtaaaactaaatTTGACATGTGCACTGGTTTCTTGAGCATATTTGATGAACAGGTTTCTAACAAATACTTTAAGGCTGAAAAGATTTGTTCATTGAACCAAAAAAAGGCTGAAACTTTTATCATAGTGAATCTTTGGACAATGTTCACTACGTATCCAAAAGTTTGTGGACACTGTAACTCATTCACTCTTCTTGCTCTGGTTTGAAGATGGTTCTTCTAGTTGAGGTCCTGTTGTTATATTTAAAGCAGTCTTTAACATCTCCGATATAATTTAGATCAGATTTGATCTGTATATGTGCAGCAGGTTAGGATCTGGACTTGGTCTAATGTGGGTTAACTGTAAGAAAGAAACACATAATGTGCGCACACtcaaaaaccctcggccttcagtccacgccaaagtttttgcaaaatacggatggacagactgactgacgacgaactgatgacaataccctgtggcgagggccaagggtaaaaacTATAAATTATCTGTTACTATAAAAAAGTGTTAGCAATCCTAAAATGCTGTTTAACAGTTCCTTATGTAATCTAGATTTAACGATATTAATGATATGGATTTAGATCTGAGCAGGTtgaaaaacaagtgaaatgtCCCTGTGTCATGTTTTCATGAACAGAATACACGTTTCAGAtatgggcgacatggtggtgaagtggttagcactgtcgcctcacagcaagtagatcctgtttgtgtgggttctctccgggtaatcccaccatccacagacatgcttAATGGTTACATGGTTATTCTAACTTgaccattggtgtgaatgtgagacagattggttgttcgtctcgaCATGTCAGCAATACAATGAACTAGCGACTTGTCCAGGgagaaccccgccttcacccacagGTGGCTGGGACTCCAGGAAAAAGCAGGttctgaagatgaatgaatgaatgtttcagatatttcagtGTTCAGACAGCATTAAAACTtagcccaggggccaaaagcgtcccgccaaaggttccaatccagcccataggatgaatctgcaaagtgcaaaaattccacagtccaggctgtggaactcattttagtgtcagttccacatccagaccaatctgatctacagtcaaataataacagcggaagaaccgacaaaaaagaatgactgcagattttcttctccgtttgatgggaaaaaaatattacactgtgcctataagtaatgacaacttcagctgtttgtctttgttttagtgcaaaaaataaaattaaattatgaaaatatcctgaaacaataaaatgtgaataacctgaacaaatatacacctgaaatgtctaaagaaagcacatttttaactcttttctgcctgttcctcagtgtttagtgtctttgtgtcttttttcaggattgattttaaggtccttttaacagtttttaaatgtcttaatggtcttgcgccttcttatcatttagacttgcttttaccctatgaaccctcgcagaccctgaggtcctctggcactggcctttgaacagttccaaaagccaacacaaaacccatggtgaggcagcttttcagcagtaTGCTCCTGGCCTTTGGAACAGCCtgaagggaacctcagggccgcagagaatgtagaaatttttaaaaccaggctcaagacccacctttttaatttggcttttaactgatgcttctgttttatctactcaaaggttttatagttatatttaatatatatatcttaagattcttttaaccagtgcttctgttttatcattttaatgtttaatatttttattattttcatatatgtcttaaattcaGTTTCtcttaatcaattcttttatatgtttttaatgtttcttattctccggtgtttcatcagagggagccctccatgccggggggcggctgtggactccgggggctgtggcgccttctctcactggggtccgctcctttctggtgggtgggggtcccagttggccctctcccactggttgggatgcggggctgtgttgctggtgcctggttgccagggtcagcggctgcctcctggtgcggatggctccctgagaaagcgcctcctcttttacttttacatttttgttctggtctacccgtgctcagccagtcttctatagtatgtgtgagcttgtgggtttgcatgtatatgtgtgtgtgtgtgtgtgtgtgtgtgtgtgtgtgtgtgtgtgtatgtgcgggtgagtgggtggggggcggtactgatttttaaactgatatgtaaagcactttgtgctacagtttttgatgtatgaaaagtgctatataaataaagattattattattattatttgtagatccactgcataatgcacatggacaaatgataagttgaggcagaatattgttaaaattgcacttactttccttaagaaatttcatttttttcaggttattcacgtcttttctGTTtgaacagtttataaaagtaaggattttcataatttaatggggggtttttgcactaaaaaaagacaaaatttggagttgtccttatttataggttattacgcaaTTATTTTACaagttcggcccacttgagatcaaatcaggctgaatgtggcccctgaaagaaaatgagtttgagacccctggccaAAAATGAACATTGTGATCATTGTCTTTACTCATGGCAGTAAGATGTCTCTGGGCAGTGAACCACATCCAGAAAGAACTGGTTTTGGGATGAACTGAATACTGATGTGGAACCGGGCCCTGCCATCAGATTGTGAATTTAGTCTGAATGGGACAAATTGTGTGAATCTAGTTCATGTATGTGGAACACCCAGAGGAGGCTGAAACAGCAGCTCATTAATGCCTTTAACTGTCCTCATACTTTTGGCCATGTAGTGAGTGTGCACATCCCTGGTGTTGTCCATCACATACACAGTTTTCAGTGtaaacagtaaataaacataCTAACAGTTCCACCTcttgtttttccagctctttcACCGGACAGTCCGTCTCCTCCACTGCGGCCGGTCGGTGCTTCTCCTCTGCCGGAGCCTCCTGTTTGACACCCGGAGCTCCTTCAGCGGCTCCGGCCTGAGGTTCGTCCTTGGGCGGAGGCTTGGTGAGCTTCTGGTCCGGGGGAAGAGGAGCAGAGCCGGACTCCGCGGTTCTCTGAGCGGCTAACTGCAGAGCCCGTTCCCGCTGCAGCTGCTGCCGACTCCGGTTACTCGGACCCGGCCTCCTGCCGCGGCCTGCTGCCGCTGCGGGCCCCGCAGGGTCTGGAAGTACAAGCGGGTGTGTTTGCTGCTCAGTGCCGCCACATGCCAACCGAGAAGAGGGGCCGAACATGCTAATTCAACCGGCTCTTATCACtttacccccccgccccccccgcccccaaacatatttttttatttagtgttataaaaagtacaaaaaaagacatgaaaagtacaatgtaatattaataaaataacaggacatgaacagaacagaccatagccaggggacaaaacatacaaacaaaaacaatagatCCAATTACACAAAGTTCAAAACTGTTCcataaatcagtggttttgatagcttTTCTATTTTTAGAGTACTGAATATTTGAAATATACTGGGTAAGCTcagtttttaaaattaaaaaaggtTTGAGATTGGAGAATTTGGATTTGTGAATGTGGTATTTTGCCAAAAATAGAATTAGGTTGATTATGTAATATTGATGtgatttgttagcaggatatgagaagataccaaacaatatttttttaataagtaaaagaaacataagaaactatattttgacaaataaaaaaacagtcaTCTTGCCTGAAAATATTTGAGAAGGGACAGGAACCAAACAGATGATCTACATTTTCATCTGATTGATTATAAAAGAAGCCAATCCACACTGATGTCCTTTTTATATCTTTGTAGGAACATTTTGCAAGGATAGAACCAATGAATTAAtttgaaataaacttttttttatctggtttattattaaatatttataggGTAAACACCaaattttcttccattttaggTTTGGAAAGAGTCTTAACACTTACCTTTCTGCTGCATTTTCCGCAATTCCTCGTCAGAAAAACCCGCCCAGCCGCTCATTTCACCGCATTAAActttacacacactgaaataaaaacagacaacacATTCGGAAAATATCTGGGTCACAGATATTAAATAAAAGACATTATGAAGCTCTGAAGTTTAAAAGAGAGTCTAAGAAGTTATAATCTGCGCCGCCATCTTTGTTTACTGATGCCACGTCAAGGACCCACGAAAGACCCTGCAGGGGGTGTTCACCGATATCGCCTGAATAAAGATAATTAAATGTTTATTAAACTACGTTCTTCTTCAACCTTTCATCAAATAAATTTCctttaatgaataaaaataagtgtacagggttttttttattacGCTCTCCTCCAGTAATTTTGCTTTTAAAGATGATCATACAGAAGGCACATTTATCACGGTCCAttcaagtttgacagtttaatgaAGTGAACAATGTTATGGGCATACTGAGAGTTTATTCAATGGTAAGGCATTAGATTCAGAGTTATaatgaacaacaaaaaaggaGACATTATGTACAACACTTTAATTATTATTGCTAAACAATTTATACACAGATGTAGATTTATGAAGAACCACCCACTGCTCTTAATTTACAGaaatgaaataacttaaaaaaaaacaaaacaaaacctgaaatatgtaaaaaccaaacaagccttgattatttgtgaaaatttgaatgttttgatacctgattagacctctgactttattttgatattttctctttctttctttcttttttttatatactgttctttacaaatactgttcTGCATAAGTTTGATGTTCacgctcagtctggaaaaaaagtctttttctatGGAATTCTTTAGAATATATGACCAgagtttgattaataaagttgggggGAAAAAGTTGATTCAGTGTTTCTTTATGCTTTTATAACTGTAAATCCATAATGTAAAAATGATTTAAATTGAAAACAACAGTAGTagactgacaaataaattaatacatccatacactcatacatacatatgtacataaacAAATGCttcattaattaaataaataaatattcttctAAGTGTTTAGTTCAGTTTCTAGACTTATGCTTTAGAAATGAATCTATGAATACAAATATTGAAATTCTTATTTTACAAATTAAAACATGACGTGTATGCAAATATGTATGATATACATGATGTACAAGAtgataaatttttatttatttattttaatatgtttCTTTCATTACATTTGCCTGAACACAGTCAAGAAacagtacagggtgagtcagaaaaaaggctcttttcatttaaagaaattgtaccactgaaatggaaatgcttatttttcttttgattctacagtcatattgatgtggtcattgagcatgtctggcgattgaatcattgatttatggcatagcataacagagggaatgtccattgtttattgtgcaccgaaatatctgccaacacagtttatgccaccgtgaatgaaactgaaattgtcaaccattacagcatgtttactcaccatcaaaatgttttgtctcaacgaagtcgtccggcacgaccttcaacctggctaccattcagactgatgcaaatctgtgctcgttgtcgcatctctaacacagctcttctcgccattcgtgttcgtcgtagggcttggatttcagccgtgatgcgatttcggagttcctgaagagtttgtggaacagtctgatacaccctgggcactgtcatgtaggcctatgtcctgagtgtgaaagcaaagccccgactcctgtaattgttgtcaatttcaagtttgttcactgtggcatacactgtgttggcaggtatttcagtgcccaataaacaatggaccttctctctcttatgcaatgcaataaatctatgaatacatcaccagacatgctca
This portion of the Sphaeramia orbicularis unplaced genomic scaffold, fSphaOr1.1, whole genome shotgun sequence genome encodes:
- the LOC115415839 gene encoding RAB6-interacting golgin-like, whose product is MSGWAGFSDEELRKMQQKDPAGPAAAAGRGRRPGPSNRSRQQLQRERALQLAAQRTAESGSAPLPPDQKLTKPPPKDEPQAGAAEGAPGVKQEAPAEEKHRPAAVEETDCPVKELEKQEVELREKSRLEQLQQEQKIIEERNKRKKALLAKTIAEKSKQTQAEAVKLKRIQKELQALDDMVSNDIGILRGKIEQASWDYSTARKRYEKAEAEYVVAKLDLHRRTEVKEQLTEHLCAIIQQNELRKAHKLEELMEQLQLQAHEEEQEEEEVKRRTKEEEVKWRTKEHEEKQGNGAPANQEEAPHSNTDGTNTDQQTATAKPETDCEKTVENGVQSEAVVS